The Platichthys flesus chromosome 10, fPlaFle2.1, whole genome shotgun sequence genome includes a window with the following:
- the LOC133961942 gene encoding uncharacterized protein LOC133961942: protein MAPTDKQWHLMGRLVRGWKEGKCSLFLLTVIFVLPLLLWRTSQNNSSIEEIIKRELSFDLSDEQIKPENNAWYESIKVIARKITNESCYVCAQLPHGVGTTLPLKTIPLNTSETLGVLIAFTQGVSLKNRNVRDMTSTLKLLNISVVNYWGSTARFWDMSLVADQEIHQPVMTINPTEQLGTVCFSRQCFKAEDRYLGTSPCRQKVVATCGLIWDRGAAGTCKYNVPFVAPLNLTNTISLHRPGYDNPVVRMPSSDGYWSLREHVWVCGKHVYQSLRPGWCGTCYFAKLVPSVTLLSNLTHFHTDYAHYYVPFRHKRSTVRVSPGEKGFRGS from the coding sequence ATGGCGCCGACGGACAAACAGTGGCATCTGATGGGACGGCTGGTGCGCGGTTGGAAGGAAGGGAAGTGCTCCCTGTTCTTGCTGACTGTCATCTTCGTCCTACCACTGCTGCTTTGGAGAACAAGCCAAAACAACTCGAGCATAgaagaaataatcaaaagaGAACTTTCGTTTGACCTCTCTGATGAACAAATAAAACCTGAAAATAATGCATGGTATGAGTCCATAAAGGTAATCGCTAGAAAAATAACTAATGAGAGCTGTTATGTCTGTGCACAACTTCCTCATGGTGTGGGTACTACTCTCCCACTTAAGACCATCCCACTAAACACTTCAGAGACATTAGGAGTACTGATAGCTTTCACTCAGGGGGTTTCACTAAAGAATAGAAATGTGAGAGACATGACTAGTACACTTAAACTACTGAATATTAGTGTAGTTAATTATTGGGGTTCCACAGCACGATTCTGGGATATGTCTTTGGTGGCAGATCAGGAAATTCACCAACCTGTGATGACAATAAACCCCACCGAACAGTTaggcactgtttgtttttctagaCAATGTTTTAAAGCTGAGGATCGCTATCTGGGAACTTCACCATGTAGGCAAAAGGTTGTAGCTACTTGTGGTTTGATATGGGATCGGGGAGCAGCAGGAACATGCAAATATAACGTACCATTTGTTGCTCCGTTAAATTTAACTAATACCATCAGTTTACATAGACCAGGTTATGACAACCCGGTCGTTAGAATGCCCTCTAGTGATGGATATTGGTCTTTGAGGgaacatgtgtgggtgtgtgggaaACATGTTTACCAGTCACTCCGACCGGGGTGGTGTGGGACTTGTTATTTTGCCAAATTAGTACCCTCTGTTACTTTGTTATCTAACCTCACCCACTTCCATACAGATTATGCTCACTATTATGTGCCATTCAGACATAAGCGTTCCACAGTAAGAGTGTCT